In the genome of Arabidopsis thaliana chromosome 4, partial sequence, the window GGCCTCACAGTTGGCCTTCACTGcctttttctcatatttcCTTAACTCGCAAAAGTTCACTCCTTTGATAGTCAGTTCTTTGCTTCTCCTCACTGTATCCTCTGCTCTTCTTGTGGTCAACACTGATTCAGAAAACTCAACTAATGTATCTAGAGTACAGTATGTGATCGGGTTCATATGTACCATCGGTGCTTCCGCTGGGATTGGACTGTTACTATCTCTGATACAAATGCTCTTCAGGAAAGTTTTCACGAAGCATACATCCTCAGCAGTCACGGACTTGGCCATTTACCAGTCTCTAGTTGCGAGTTGTGTAGTTCTCATAGGACTTTTTGCAAGTGGAGAGTGGGAAACTTTGCCAAGTGAGATGAGAAACTACAAACTCGGGAAAGTGTCATATGTTTTGACTTTAGCCTCGGCAGCTATTTCCTGGCAAGTCTACACTCTTGGTCTTGTGGGATTGATCTTCGAGTCATCCTCTGTGTTCTCCAATTCCATAACAGCTGTGGGATTGCCTATAGTTCCAGTTGCGGCAGTGATAGTTTTCCATGATAGAATGGACGCATCAAAAATCTTCTCCATTATTTTAGCTATCTGCGGCTTCCTTTCATTCGTCTATCAGCACTACCTCGACGAAAAGAAGTTGAATACTAGCCACACAAGTGCTGTAGGAGATCTTCATCTACCTGTTGAGGAAGGTCACACAAACATACAAAGTGTGTGATCAAAGCATATTTCCAGTATAAAGCCAAtgtatctttctttttttcccctcAAAGGCCAAAGCCAATGTATCTTTGTACAGTTTGAGCATAAAAAACGTGTAACGCTACTTTGCAAACTAGTCAGTCATAATAGCTAATAAGTTTTGTACATATGATACCAATAATTTcagaatatttttcttctatatataccAATAAGTTTTCTTAAAGATGCAAATGCAATACTCTGCTTTGTAATTTTGCAATGCATTTGAAACACCGAATCAAGAGCAAACAACGAAGTCAGAGAGACAAATAGGCTAAAACAGAGctttgagcaaaaaaaaaaaacaagtgaacAGATATAATAC includes:
- the PUP7 gene encoding purine permease 7 (purine permease 7 (PUP7); CONTAINS InterPro DOMAIN/s: Protein of unknown function DUF250 (InterPro:IPR004853); BEST Arabidopsis thaliana protein match is: Nucleotide-sugar transporter family protein (TAIR:AT4G18205.1); Has 35333 Blast hits to 34131 proteins in 2444 species: Archae - 798; Bacteria - 22429; Metazoa - 974; Fungi - 991; Plants - 531; Viruses - 0; Other Eukaryotes - 9610 (source: NCBI BLink).), with the translated sequence MDRSQEHYANGDQNLEANLIDHEVVTESSSSAVPQTENYKRWLRVSIYVIFVLFCQPLATILGRLYYENGGNSTYVVTLLQLIGFPVLVLFRFFSRIRQPKSTDTNFSQSPSFTTLASVYLCTGLLVSAYAYLSAVGLLYLPVSTFSLILASQLAFTAFFSYFLNSQKFTPLIVSSLLLLTVSSALLVVNTDSENSTNVSRVQYVIGFICTIGASAGIGLLLSLIQMLFRKVFTKHTSSAVTDLAIYQSLVASCVVLIGLFASGEWETLPSEMRNYKLGKVSYVLTLASAAISWQVYTLGLVGLIFESSSVFSNSITAVGLPIVPVAAVIVFHDRMDASKIFSIILAICGFLSFVYQHYLDEKKLNTSHTSAVGDLHLPVEEGHTNIQSV